From the genome of Geobacter sp. SVR, one region includes:
- the alaS gene encoding alanine--tRNA ligase produces the protein MTGKDIRARFLKFFADRGHTIVSSSGIIPKNDPTLMFANAGMNQFKDCFLGLEKRDYTRACSSQKCVRAGGKHNDLENVGRTARHHTFFEMLGNFSFGDYFKKEAIAYAWEFLTKDMGLDKNRLYVSVYTDDDEAADIWHLQEGVPRERIFRFGEKDNFWSMGDTGPCGPCSEIFYDQGPEAGCNSPDCTVGCDCDRYMEIWNNVFMQFDRSPDGVLTPLPKPSVDTGMGLERISAVMQGVLSNYDTDLLQGIIRHVERLSGKRYGAVDKDDVSMRVIADHARAATFLICDGALPSNEGRGYVLRRIMRRAARHAKMLGFAEPMLYHTVDAVRDMMAEAYPELLEREAYIKKVILAEEQRFAETLDRGLAILNDEVARLRAAGERQIPGDVLFRLYDTFGFPTDLTADIVESEGFSIDEAGFESCMERQREQAREHWKGSGEEGIAQIYKELHNRGLRTAFTGYEEMSTYAAVVAIVRESAEVESAQAGDSVEVVTEATPFYGESGGQKGDCGTISTGNAHLEVLSTSRPYPDLIVHHALVKEGTLRKGDAADLKVARPERNATARNHTATHLLQTALRKVLGDHVKQAGSLVSSDRLRFDFTHFSAMSPEELRRVEDLVNTYVMENDPVSVSEMGINEAMEAGATALFDEKYGDSVRVVRVGDVSMELCGGTHVRAAGDIGLFKIVSEAGIAAGVRRIEALTGTGALASIRQMEDEQRAMASLLKAEGGNPLDRLEKVLNRQKELQREIESLQGKLNAAASGDLLAQASEVNGIKLLAVKVQVEDVKALRDLSDTLKDRIGEGVIVLGAAIGGKANLLVAVTKELSARVKAGDVIKALAPVVGGSGGGKPELAQAGGSQPEHLETALAKAAEVLAVG, from the coding sequence ATGACAGGAAAAGATATTCGCGCACGTTTTCTCAAATTTTTTGCCGACCGGGGGCATACGATTGTGTCCAGCTCGGGGATCATTCCCAAGAACGATCCGACCCTGATGTTTGCGAATGCCGGCATGAACCAGTTCAAGGATTGCTTTCTCGGCCTGGAGAAACGGGACTACACCCGCGCCTGCAGCTCCCAGAAGTGCGTACGGGCTGGTGGCAAGCATAACGACCTGGAGAACGTGGGGCGCACTGCTCGCCATCATACCTTTTTCGAAATGCTCGGCAACTTCTCCTTTGGCGATTATTTCAAAAAGGAAGCCATCGCCTATGCCTGGGAATTCCTGACCAAGGATATGGGGCTGGACAAAAACCGCCTGTACGTGTCGGTGTACACGGACGACGACGAGGCCGCCGACATCTGGCACCTGCAGGAAGGGGTGCCGCGCGAGCGCATCTTCCGCTTCGGCGAGAAGGACAACTTCTGGTCCATGGGCGACACCGGCCCCTGCGGCCCCTGCTCCGAAATCTTCTACGACCAGGGACCCGAGGCTGGTTGCAACAGCCCGGACTGTACCGTGGGGTGCGACTGCGACCGCTACATGGAGATCTGGAACAACGTGTTCATGCAGTTCGACCGCTCCCCGGACGGCGTACTGACCCCGCTGCCCAAGCCCTCGGTTGATACCGGCATGGGTCTGGAGCGCATTTCGGCGGTCATGCAGGGGGTCCTCTCCAATTACGATACGGACCTGCTGCAGGGCATCATCCGCCATGTGGAACGGCTCTCCGGCAAGCGTTACGGAGCCGTCGACAAGGACGATGTCTCCATGCGGGTCATCGCCGACCATGCCCGTGCCGCGACCTTCCTGATCTGCGACGGGGCCTTGCCCAGCAATGAAGGGCGCGGTTATGTCCTGCGCCGCATCATGCGCCGCGCGGCCCGCCACGCCAAGATGCTCGGCTTTGCCGAGCCGATGCTCTATCACACCGTGGATGCGGTGCGCGACATGATGGCCGAAGCCTATCCCGAACTGCTGGAGCGTGAGGCATACATCAAGAAGGTGATCCTGGCCGAGGAACAGCGCTTTGCCGAAACGCTCGACCGGGGGCTGGCGATCCTCAATGACGAAGTGGCGCGCCTGCGTGCGGCCGGGGAACGCCAGATTCCCGGTGATGTGCTTTTCAGGCTCTACGACACCTTCGGATTTCCGACCGACCTGACCGCCGATATCGTGGAGAGCGAAGGCTTCAGCATCGACGAGGCCGGATTCGAGAGCTGCATGGAACGGCAGCGCGAACAGGCGCGCGAGCATTGGAAAGGGTCGGGGGAGGAAGGCATCGCCCAGATCTACAAGGAACTCCACAATCGCGGCCTGCGGACAGCTTTCACGGGCTACGAGGAGATGTCGACCTATGCCGCTGTCGTGGCGATCGTGCGGGAGAGTGCGGAGGTCGAAAGTGCCCAGGCTGGCGACAGTGTCGAGGTGGTGACCGAAGCAACCCCCTTTTACGGCGAATCCGGCGGACAGAAAGGGGACTGCGGCACCATCTCCACCGGAAACGCGCACCTGGAGGTGCTTTCCACCAGCCGTCCCTATCCCGATCTGATCGTGCATCACGCCCTGGTCAAGGAAGGGACGCTCAGAAAGGGGGACGCCGCCGATCTGAAGGTTGCGCGCCCGGAACGGAATGCCACCGCCAGGAACCATACCGCCACCCATCTGCTGCAGACCGCCTTGCGCAAGGTGCTGGGAGACCACGTCAAACAGGCGGGCTCCCTGGTCTCCAGCGACCGCCTGCGCTTCGACTTTACCCATTTCTCCGCCATGAGCCCGGAAGAGCTCCGCCGGGTGGAGGACCTGGTCAACACCTATGTCATGGAAAACGACCCGGTAAGCGTGTCAGAGATGGGGATCAACGAGGCAATGGAGGCGGGAGCCACGGCACTGTTCGACGAAAAATACGGGGATTCGGTGCGTGTCGTCCGGGTGGGAGATGTCAGCATGGAGCTGTGCGGCGGTACCCACGTGCGCGCCGCCGGCGACATCGGTCTGTTCAAGATCGTATCCGAAGCTGGTATCGCCGCCGGGGTGCGGCGCATCGAGGCGCTGACCGGCACGGGAGCTCTGGCATCCATCAGGCAGATGGAGGATGAGCAGCGGGCCATGGCTTCTCTGCTCAAGGCCGAGGGTGGCAATCCCCTGGATCGCCTGGAAAAGGTGCTGAACCGTCAGAAGGAACTGCAGCGCGAAATCGAATCCTTGCAGGGCAAGCTCAACGCGGCCGCTTCCGGAGATCTGCTGGCACAGGCCAGCGAGGTCAACGGCATCAAACTGCTGGCTGTCAAGGTGCAGGTCGAGGATGTCAAGGCCCTGCGTGATCTTTCGGACACGCTCAAGGACAGGATCGGCGAAGGGGTGATCGTGCTCGGCGCAGCCATTGGCGGCAAGGCCAACCTGCTGGTGGCGGTTACCAAAGAGCTCAGTGCACGGGTCAAGGCCGGCGACGTGATCAAAGCTCTGGCACCGGTGGTGGGGGGCAGCGGCGGCGGAAAACCGGAACTGGCGCAAGCCGGGGGATCGCAGCCCGAACACCTGGAAACGGCACTGGCCAAGGCGGCAGAGGTACTTGCGGTTGGCTAG
- a CDS encoding regulatory protein RecX — MRSKSIENPSPERAWQYALRLLAARDYTRAKLYEKLLVRGFPEEDAEAALHRLENEKLISDHRFAERFAESAVSAGRFFGPRLRLEMRRCGVPADMIDEVSARIAGEHDESDEVRCTLEKRFPSFSNASADDREKRRVVGFLQRRGFGIATILRVLKER; from the coding sequence TTGAGATCGAAAAGTATTGAAAACCCGTCCCCCGAGCGGGCCTGGCAGTACGCGCTGAGGCTTCTGGCAGCACGGGACTATACCAGGGCCAAACTGTACGAGAAATTGTTGGTCAGGGGCTTTCCGGAAGAAGATGCCGAGGCGGCGCTTCATCGCCTGGAGAACGAAAAGCTGATCAGCGACCACCGTTTTGCCGAGCGTTTCGCTGAGTCGGCAGTTTCTGCGGGGCGCTTCTTCGGTCCGCGTCTTAGGCTGGAAATGCGCCGGTGTGGCGTGCCGGCTGACATGATCGACGAAGTATCGGCGCGTATCGCCGGGGAACATGACGAGTCGGACGAAGTGCGGTGCACACTGGAAAAACGGTTTCCCTCCTTTTCCAACGCCTCGGCCGATGACCGGGAAAAGCGTAGGGTAGTAGGGTTCCTGCAGCGGCGCGGATTCGGAATTGCGACAATACTGCGGGTCTTGAAAGAGCGATAG
- a CDS encoding type IV pilus twitching motility protein PilT has translation MELKEILAIAVKAKGSDIHIKTGLPPIVRIDGRLHPIPNAQRLSPDIVGTMAHSIMNDRQRRIFEENSEVDLAYAVPGLGRFRASVYRQRGTIAMVFRAISIAIPSLEGLNLPPIIKKMCQEERGLILVTGTTGSGKSSTLAAMIDQINNTRTCNIITIEDPVEFLHRDNKSIISQREVGSDTPTFAGALKGALRQDPDVILVGEMRDFETIETAMTAAETGHLVMSTLHTMDAAETINRIISVFPPYHQRQVRIQLAGVIKGVISQRLVPRADGKGRVPAVEVMLGTARIRECIDDKDKTKQINDAIAQGSITYGMQTFDQSLMKLFSSKLITYEEALRQSSNPDDFALKVSGISSTSDSSWDGFEEKEAEQAEPEAFEIEKY, from the coding sequence ATGGAGCTGAAGGAAATTTTGGCCATAGCGGTCAAGGCAAAGGGTTCCGACATCCATATCAAGACCGGATTGCCTCCCATCGTCCGTATCGATGGCAGGCTGCACCCGATCCCCAATGCACAGCGCCTGTCGCCCGACATCGTCGGCACTATGGCGCATTCCATCATGAACGACCGCCAGCGGCGGATCTTCGAAGAAAATTCAGAGGTCGATCTGGCCTATGCCGTGCCGGGGCTGGGGCGATTCCGTGCCAGCGTCTACCGTCAGCGCGGAACCATTGCGATGGTTTTCCGCGCCATATCCATTGCGATACCATCGCTGGAGGGGCTCAACCTTCCACCGATCATCAAGAAAATGTGCCAGGAGGAGCGGGGCCTGATCCTGGTGACCGGCACCACCGGGTCGGGCAAGTCCAGTACGCTGGCGGCGATGATCGACCAGATCAACAACACCCGTACCTGCAACATCATTACCATCGAGGACCCGGTCGAGTTTCTGCACCGCGACAACAAGAGCATCATCAGCCAGCGCGAGGTCGGGTCCGATACCCCTACCTTTGCCGGCGCCCTGAAAGGGGCCCTGCGTCAGGACCCGGACGTGATCCTGGTAGGGGAAATGCGCGATTTCGAAACTATAGAAACCGCCATGACCGCCGCCGAAACAGGACATCTGGTCATGTCCACGCTGCATACCATGGATGCCGCCGAGACCATCAACCGCATCATCAGCGTGTTTCCCCCCTATCACCAGCGCCAGGTCCGGATTCAGCTGGCCGGGGTCATCAAGGGGGTCATTTCGCAGCGCCTGGTTCCCCGGGCGGACGGCAAGGGGCGCGTACCGGCAGTTGAGGTCATGCTGGGCACTGCCCGTATCCGCGAGTGCATCGACGACAAGGACAAGACCAAGCAGATCAACGATGCCATTGCTCAGGGCTCGATCACGTACGGGATGCAGACCTTCGACCAATCCCTGATGAAGCTGTTCAGTTCCAAGCTGATCACCTACGAGGAGGCCCTGCGCCAGAGTTCCAATCCGGACGATTTCGCCCTGAAGGTATCCGGTATCTCGTCCACCTCCGATTCTTCCTGGGACGGTTTCGAGGAAAAGGAAGCGGAGCAGGCGGAGCCTGAAGCATTTGAGATCGAAAAGTATTGA
- the recA gene encoding recombinase RecA: protein MSEKNTSPERNKAIDLALSQIEKQFGKGAIMRLGNDEVLPGVEAVSTGSISLDMALGVGGVPRGRIVEIYGPESSGKTTLALHVVAEAQKLGGIAAFVDAEHALDIGYARKLGVKTDDLLVSQPDTGEQALEIAETLVRSGAIDVLVVDSVAALVPKAEIEGEMGDSHMGLQARLMSQALRKLTGIISKSNCCVIFINQIRMKIGVMFGNPETTTGGNALKFYASVRMDIRKIATLKQGDAVIGSRTRVKVVKNKVAPPFREVEFDILYGEGISRTGDVLDLAVEKGIIEKSGAWYSYGKERIGQGRENSRTWLSEHPDTLGEIEGRLMDLLKTSVAGRA from the coding sequence ATGTCGGAGAAAAACACCTCGCCAGAAAGAAACAAGGCCATTGACCTTGCCCTGAGCCAGATCGAGAAACAGTTCGGCAAGGGCGCCATCATGCGGCTGGGCAACGATGAGGTGCTGCCCGGCGTGGAGGCGGTTTCCACCGGTTCGATTTCCCTCGATATGGCGCTGGGGGTGGGGGGAGTGCCCCGCGGCAGGATCGTGGAGATATACGGGCCGGAATCCTCCGGTAAGACTACGCTGGCGCTGCACGTCGTGGCCGAGGCCCAGAAGCTGGGGGGCATTGCGGCATTCGTCGACGCCGAGCATGCCCTGGATATCGGCTATGCCCGCAAGCTGGGGGTAAAGACCGACGATCTGCTGGTGTCGCAGCCCGATACCGGCGAACAGGCCCTGGAGATCGCCGAGACGCTGGTGCGCAGCGGCGCCATTGACGTGCTGGTGGTGGACTCCGTGGCGGCCCTGGTGCCCAAGGCCGAAATCGAAGGTGAGATGGGTGACTCGCACATGGGTCTGCAGGCCCGGCTCATGTCCCAGGCGCTGCGCAAGCTGACCGGGATCATCTCCAAGTCCAACTGCTGCGTGATCTTCATCAACCAGATCCGCATGAAGATCGGCGTCATGTTCGGCAACCCGGAAACCACCACGGGGGGTAACGCGCTCAAATTCTACGCCTCGGTCCGCATGGACATCCGCAAGATCGCCACGCTCAAGCAGGGGGATGCCGTGATCGGCTCCCGCACCCGCGTCAAGGTGGTCAAGAACAAGGTGGCTCCCCCCTTCCGCGAAGTGGAGTTCGACATTCTCTATGGCGAGGGCATCTCCCGTACCGGAGACGTGCTCGATCTGGCGGTGGAAAAGGGCATCATCGAGAAGAGCGGGGCCTGGTATTCCTACGGCAAGGAGCGTATCGGCCAGGGGCGTGAGAATTCCCGTACCTGGCTGTCCGAGCACCCGGATACCCTGGGCGAAATCGAAGGCAGGCTGATGGATCTGCTCAAAACATCCGTGGCAGGCAGGGCTTAA
- a CDS encoding CinA family nicotinamide mononucleotide deamidase-related protein has translation MRIATLSIGDELISGEVVDTNAGRIATLLLEQGLRVRRHVTVGDDEAAIIDALNDLAPKCDALIVTGGLGPTVDDVTALAAAHATGRELLVNEEAGKHVRAFLAARGRFAGEPPSDKQAMIPAHSSLIPNPNGTACGFRLSHHGCLVFFLPGVPAEMDAMVRETVLPVLVEQVEERRYVLCSFLNVFGLSEPETDTLLHGVTDLCPGLQMSVCVTFPWVRVTLRAEAETEGAARACLAEGTALVGQRLGEYVFSEGEVSLDEAVAALFRQQGLTLALAESCTGGLIAKRITDVGGSSAYFLEGVVTYSNAAKERLLGVPSALLMEKGAVSAEVAAAMASGVRSAANSDLGLAVTGIAGPEGGTPDKPVGTVYISLAGPGGCRTERFLFGGGRGEIRTLTAWTALDWLWRHLGDKAKP, from the coding sequence ATGCGCATAGCGACGCTGAGTATCGGCGACGAATTGATCAGCGGCGAGGTGGTGGACACCAATGCCGGCCGTATTGCAACGCTGCTGCTGGAGCAGGGATTGCGCGTCCGGCGCCATGTGACGGTGGGGGACGACGAAGCGGCCATCATCGACGCCCTGAACGATCTGGCGCCGAAGTGTGATGCCCTGATCGTGACCGGCGGACTGGGGCCGACTGTCGATGACGTGACCGCCCTGGCCGCTGCCCATGCCACCGGCCGAGAGCTGCTGGTCAACGAGGAAGCCGGGAAACATGTCCGTGCCTTTCTGGCCGCCCGGGGACGCTTTGCCGGTGAGCCCCCCTCAGACAAGCAGGCCATGATTCCCGCCCACTCTTCTCTCATTCCGAATCCTAACGGCACTGCCTGCGGTTTCCGGCTCAGTCACCACGGCTGCCTGGTATTCTTCCTCCCCGGTGTGCCTGCGGAGATGGATGCCATGGTGCGGGAGACGGTGCTTCCCGTGCTCGTGGAGCAGGTGGAGGAAAGAAGATACGTCCTCTGCTCGTTCCTGAACGTCTTCGGGCTATCCGAACCGGAGACCGACACCCTGCTGCACGGCGTCACCGACCTGTGCCCCGGGCTGCAGATGAGCGTTTGCGTCACCTTTCCATGGGTCAGGGTCACCCTCAGGGCCGAGGCGGAGACGGAAGGCGCGGCCCGGGCCTGCCTGGCGGAAGGGACCGCCCTGGTCGGCCAGCGGCTGGGAGAGTATGTATTTTCAGAAGGGGAGGTCTCTCTGGACGAGGCGGTTGCAGCCCTGTTCCGGCAGCAGGGGCTCACCCTGGCCCTGGCCGAATCCTGTACCGGTGGCCTGATCGCCAAGAGAATCACCGACGTGGGCGGGAGTTCGGCCTATTTTCTGGAGGGGGTAGTGACCTACAGCAATGCCGCCAAGGAACGGCTGCTGGGGGTGCCGTCAGCGCTCCTGATGGAAAAGGGTGCCGTCAGCGCCGAGGTCGCCGCTGCCATGGCGAGCGGCGTGCGCAGCGCGGCTAACAGCGATCTGGGGCTGGCGGTGACTGGCATTGCCGGCCCGGAGGGGGGTACGCCGGACAAGCCGGTAGGCACGGTCTACATTTCCCTGGCCGGTCCGGGTGGCTGCCGGACCGAACGTTTCCTTTTCGGCGGCGGCCGCGGCGAGATCCGCACCCTCACGGCCTGGACCGCCCTGGACTGGCTGTGGCGGCATCTGGGGGATAAGGCGAAGCCTTGA
- the larC gene encoding nickel pincer cofactor biosynthesis protein LarC, translating into MNILYLDCYAGISGDMTVGALLDLGVPLAYLEAELAKLGLPAGSYILSASRTERRHIPALKFDVGVHDHHTHRHYGGIDAMIAASTLSASAKERARTIFRRLAEAEATVHGVPIEKVHFHEVGAIDSIVDVVGTAICLDYLRVDQVYASALPLGGGFVETAHGRLPVPAPATAELLQGLAVHGDLTSGERVTPTGAAIVAALAVGTGKQPPLRLERIGCGAGGRDFDDCPNILRAFLGTAEHGRTGDEVVVVETNIDDATPEVLGYAMERLLEEGALDVFFTPIQMKKNRPATLLSFLCRPEQLQGLAHLALAETSAIGLRYHHAARITLQRSVEERKTPLGPVRFKQVFEEGRLLRCAPEYEDCRRVARERGIPLQEVMRIVTMSVNEVHCNLSGNDGD; encoded by the coding sequence ATGAATATCCTCTATCTCGACTGCTACGCCGGCATCTCCGGCGACATGACCGTGGGAGCGCTCCTGGACCTGGGGGTGCCGCTGGCATATCTGGAAGCCGAGCTGGCGAAGCTGGGGTTGCCGGCCGGTTCCTACATCCTCTCCGCCAGCCGTACCGAGCGCCGTCATATCCCTGCGCTCAAGTTCGACGTAGGAGTGCACGACCACCACACCCACCGGCACTACGGCGGCATCGACGCCATGATCGCCGCAAGTACCCTCTCCGCCTCCGCAAAGGAGCGAGCCCGCACCATCTTCCGCCGTCTGGCCGAGGCCGAGGCCACGGTACACGGCGTGCCCATCGAGAAGGTCCATTTCCACGAGGTAGGGGCAATCGATTCCATTGTGGATGTTGTCGGGACCGCCATCTGTCTCGATTACCTCAGGGTGGATCAGGTATATGCCTCGGCGCTGCCCTTGGGGGGCGGATTCGTGGAAACCGCCCACGGCCGCCTGCCGGTCCCGGCTCCGGCCACGGCGGAGCTGCTGCAGGGGCTGGCGGTGCATGGCGACCTGACGAGCGGCGAACGGGTCACGCCCACCGGTGCAGCCATTGTGGCGGCCCTGGCCGTCGGCACCGGCAAACAGCCCCCCCTGCGGCTGGAGCGGATCGGTTGCGGGGCAGGGGGCAGGGATTTTGACGATTGCCCTAATATCCTACGGGCTTTTCTCGGCACCGCAGAGCATGGCCGGACCGGAGATGAGGTCGTAGTGGTTGAGACCAATATCGACGATGCCACACCGGAGGTGCTGGGATACGCCATGGAGCGGCTGCTGGAGGAAGGGGCGCTGGATGTGTTCTTCACCCCGATCCAGATGAAGAAAAACCGGCCTGCCACACTGCTCTCCTTCCTGTGCCGTCCCGAACAGCTCCAAGGACTGGCGCACCTGGCACTGGCCGAAACCTCGGCTATCGGCCTGCGGTACCACCATGCCGCACGCATAACCCTGCAGCGGAGCGTGGAAGAGCGGAAGACCCCCCTGGGTCCGGTGCGCTTCAAGCAGGTTTTCGAAGAGGGGCGCCTGCTGCGCTGTGCCCCGGAGTACGAGGACTGCCGCCGCGTCGCCCGGGAGCGGGGTATCCCCCTGCAGGAGGTGATGCGGATTGTGACCATGTCCGTCAACGAAGTTCACTGCAACCTGAGCGGTAACGATGGGGATTGA
- the larB gene encoding nickel pincer cofactor biosynthesis protein LarB, with protein sequence MTPDHLTELLNSVRNGTIAVDDALEHLRHFPFQDLGCAQVDHHRELRQGMPEVIFGEGKTVEQTERVMSAMAAKGSNILATRLTGEKASRLQEAFPLAVFHADARCLTLEQHPIQRNGRGTVMVVSAGTSDIPVAAEALVTAAFLGNETTHVYDVGVAGIHRLLARRELLCSAAVIIVVAGMEGALPSVVGGLVNRPVIAVPTSIGYGAAFGGIAALLGMLNSCAAGVTVVNIDNGFGAACAANLINRG encoded by the coding sequence ATGACGCCCGACCATCTCACGGAACTGCTGAACTCAGTCAGAAACGGCACCATCGCGGTGGACGATGCCCTGGAACACCTGCGCCATTTTCCTTTCCAGGACCTGGGGTGCGCCCAGGTGGACCATCACCGGGAGTTGCGCCAAGGCATGCCGGAGGTGATCTTCGGCGAAGGCAAGACCGTGGAACAGACCGAGCGCGTTATGTCCGCCATGGCAGCCAAGGGGAGCAACATCCTGGCCACGCGGCTGACCGGCGAAAAGGCCAGCCGGCTTCAGGAGGCCTTTCCGCTGGCCGTATTCCATGCCGATGCCCGCTGCCTGACCCTGGAGCAGCACCCGATCCAGCGCAACGGCCGCGGTACGGTCATGGTGGTTTCGGCCGGCACCTCCGATATCCCGGTGGCGGCTGAGGCACTGGTAACGGCTGCCTTTCTGGGCAACGAAACCACCCATGTCTACGACGTGGGTGTGGCGGGGATTCACCGTCTGCTGGCCCGGCGCGAGCTGCTCTGTTCGGCGGCGGTGATCATCGTGGTGGCAGGCATGGAGGGGGCATTGCCGTCGGTGGTCGGCGGGCTGGTCAACAGGCCGGTGATCGCGGTGCCGACCTCCATAGGGTACGGTGCGGCATTCGGCGGCATAGCCGCCCTTTTGGGCATGCTCAACTCCTGCGCCGCCGGAGTGACGGTAGTCAATATCGACAACGGCTTCGGCGCAGCCTGTGCGGCCAATCTGATCAACCGGGGATGA
- a CDS encoding LysR family transcriptional regulator, whose product MIIDPLSLKLFVTIVEEGTIAGAAEREHIAASAVSKRISELEDSFGTQLLRRTNKGVAPTDAGITLLQLARGILHDMNNLYVQISEYSSGVRGHVRLSANISAINQFLPTEIRAFVDQHPQIHVHLEGTISESIMNAVAEGASDVGIITMGTFRPDLEYFPYHTDQLIVITPKGHPLARKKTVSFQETLDFDFVGLPVGSMLHNQILRTAQDLGRTLKLRIQVNSFDALCLMVEAGLGIGIVPKGAAKAYFKGLRIRPVMLDEPWAHRELQICVRSYGALHAAARLLVDHLRKPGA is encoded by the coding sequence ATGATTATCGACCCTTTGTCACTCAAGCTGTTCGTCACGATTGTCGAGGAAGGGACCATCGCAGGAGCGGCCGAGCGGGAGCATATCGCCGCGTCGGCGGTCAGCAAGCGCATCAGCGAGCTGGAGGACAGCTTCGGGACCCAGCTCCTGCGACGCACCAACAAGGGGGTGGCGCCGACCGACGCCGGCATTACCCTGCTGCAATTGGCGCGCGGCATTCTGCACGACATGAACAATCTTTACGTGCAGATCAGCGAATATTCCAGCGGCGTGCGGGGCCATGTGCGGCTCTCCGCCAATATTTCCGCCATCAACCAGTTCCTGCCGACCGAGATCAGGGCGTTCGTGGACCAACACCCCCAGATCCACGTACACCTGGAAGGCACCATCAGCGAGTCCATCATGAATGCCGTGGCCGAAGGGGCGTCGGACGTGGGGATCATCACCATGGGTACGTTCCGTCCGGACCTGGAGTATTTCCCCTACCACACCGACCAGTTGATCGTCATCACCCCCAAGGGGCATCCCCTGGCGCGAAAAAAGACGGTTTCCTTCCAGGAAACCCTTGATTTCGACTTTGTGGGCCTGCCGGTGGGCAGCATGCTGCACAATCAGATACTGCGCACGGCCCAGGACCTGGGCAGGACCCTGAAGCTGCGCATTCAGGTGAACAGCTTCGATGCCCTCTGTCTGATGGTGGAAGCGGGGCTCGGCATCGGCATCGTTCCCAAGGGAGCCGCCAAGGCCTACTTCAAGGGGCTCCGCATCCGTCCGGTCATGCTGGACGAGCCCTGGGCCCACCGGGAACTGCAGATCTGCGTCCGCTCCTACGGTGCTCTGCATGCCGCGGCCCGGCTGCTGGTGGATCATCTCAGAAAACCAGGGGCATAG
- a CDS encoding 3-isopropylmalate dehydratase large subunit, translating to MGKTTAEKIFEAHLVDEPFPGTKVLKLDAVLCHEITTPIAIDDLIRRNKDRVFDASKIKAVIDHVTPSKDTKTATQAKILRDWARRHGIKDFFDVGANGVCHALFPEKGFIRPGYTVIMGDSHTCTHGAFGAFAAGIGTTDLEVGILKGVCAFRQPKTIRFNVNGQLPAGVYAKDVILHIIGKIGVNGATDRVMEFHGSTIEAMSMESRMTLCNMAIEAGGTSGICQPDMTTVEYLWPFIQGEFASKEAALAEYSQWRADVDAEYEQVIEIDVTALQPVSTFGYKPDQVKFVSELPDTPVDQIYLGSCTNGRLEDLRIAAQILKGRKLAPTVRGILSPATPKIQQEATREGLIDIFMEAGFCVTNPTCGACLGMSNGVLAEGEVCASTTNRNFMGRMGKGGMVHLMSPATAAASAIEGKIADPRKYL from the coding sequence ATGGGCAAAACCACCGCGGAAAAGATTTTTGAGGCGCACCTGGTAGACGAGCCGTTCCCCGGCACCAAGGTGCTGAAACTGGACGCCGTCCTCTGTCACGAGATCACTACCCCGATCGCCATCGACGACTTGATCCGGCGCAACAAGGACAGGGTCTTCGATGCCAGCAAGATCAAGGCGGTGATCGATCACGTCACTCCCAGCAAGGATACCAAGACCGCCACCCAGGCCAAGATCCTGCGCGACTGGGCCCGGCGCCACGGCATCAAGGATTTCTTCGATGTCGGCGCCAACGGTGTCTGCCATGCCCTGTTTCCCGAGAAAGGCTTCATCCGCCCCGGCTACACGGTCATCATGGGCGACTCCCACACCTGTACCCACGGCGCTTTCGGCGCCTTTGCAGCCGGCATCGGCACCACCGACCTCGAAGTCGGCATCCTCAAGGGGGTCTGCGCTTTTCGCCAGCCCAAGACGATCAGATTCAACGTCAACGGCCAGCTGCCGGCCGGGGTCTACGCCAAAGACGTGATCCTGCACATCATCGGTAAGATCGGCGTCAACGGCGCCACCGACCGTGTCATGGAATTCCATGGTTCGACCATCGAAGCCATGAGCATGGAATCCCGCATGACGCTGTGCAACATGGCCATTGAGGCAGGGGGCACATCGGGCATCTGCCAGCCGGACATGACCACGGTCGAATACCTCTGGCCCTTCATCCAGGGTGAATTCGCCTCCAAGGAAGCGGCCCTGGCGGAGTACTCGCAATGGCGGGCCGATGTTGACGCGGAATACGAGCAGGTGATCGAGATCGACGTCACCGCGCTCCAGCCGGTTTCCACCTTCGGCTATAAGCCTGATCAGGTGAAATTCGTCAGCGAACTGCCCGACACGCCGGTGGACCAGATCTACCTTGGCTCCTGCACCAACGGCCGCTTGGAGGACCTGCGCATCGCCGCCCAGATCCTGAAGGGGCGCAAGCTGGCTCCCACCGTGCGCGGCATCCTTTCTCCCGCCACTCCGAAAATTCAGCAGGAAGCCACCCGCGAGGGGCTGATCGATATCTTCATGGAAGCCGGCTTCTGCGTGACCAATCCGACCTGCGGCGCCTGTCTCGGCATGAGCAACGGCGTGCTGGCCGAGGGAGAGGTCTGCGCCTCGACCACCAACCGTAACTTCATGGGGCGGATGGGCAAGGGGGGTATGGTACACCTGATGTCGCCGGCCACGGCGGCAGCCAGCGCCATTGAGGGCAAGATCGCCGATCCGCGCAAGTACCTCTAA